From the Meriones unguiculatus strain TT.TT164.6M chromosome 12, Bangor_MerUng_6.1, whole genome shotgun sequence genome, one window contains:
- the Sec61g gene encoding protein transport protein Sec61 subunit gamma, translated as MDQVMQFVEPSRQFVKDSIRLVKRCTKPDRKEFQKIAMATAIGFAIMGFIGFFVKLIHIPINNIIVGG; from the exons ATGGATCAGGTAATGCAGTTTGTTGAGCCGAGTCGGCAGTTTGTAAAGGACTCAATTCGGCTGGTTAAAAGATGcaccaaacctgacagaaaag AATTCCAGAAAATTGCCATGGCCACAGCAATAGGATTTGCTATCATGGGATTCATTGGCTTCTTCGTGAAACTGATCCATATCCCTATTAATAACATTATTGT GGGTGGCTGA